From Campylobacter showae:
GAGCTAAACGCGAATTTCGTCTCATACAAAAAAACCGTCGCCAAGCTAAATTTAAAAACGACCGAATTCGGACAAAAATTTTCCGACTGGATGGTCTTTATCCAAAACGAAAAACACGATGAAAACGGTACGCTTTACGAGGGTGTGACGCTTTATTCGCCAAAAGAAGGCGCGCATAGGTTCGTTCTAGCCAAAAACGCTCGCCTAACAAACAACAACGCTGTGCTTGAGTTTACGCTATCGGAGGGTAAAATTTACGATATAAGAGACGCCTCGTGGCATAAAACCGACTTTGGCACGATGAAAATCAGCACCGCCCAAGAGGACAGCGTCGCGCAGACGAAGTCGTTTGTGCAGTATTGGCAGGCAATGAGCGAAGATAAAAAGCGCGCCAAAGACTTCGCAACCTACGTTCTCATCGCGCTTTTCCCGCTAGCGACGACGCTTTTTGCCTTGAGCCTTGGTATCGTGACTTACCGCTACGAAAAAGGCTTTGTGTATTTTGGGATATTTGGCGTGCTGTTTGGATATTTTACGCTCATTATGCTCTTTAGTTCGCGCGTTTTTATCGCGATTGCGGCGATATTTTTGTTATTTTTCATTGCCTCGATTTTTAGCTTTAGGGCTAAAATTTTAAAAAGATACTAAGTGCGTCTTAAACTCGTTTTTAGCTACGACGGGTCGAAATTTCAGGGCTCGCAGACCCAGCCGCACGAAAATGGCGTTGAGGACGCTCTGGGCGTAGCCCTAGCGCATGTAGGGATCTTTAGCAAAATAATCTCCAGCTCGCGCACAGACAAGGGAGTGCACGCAAACAATCAAGTCGCCTGCGTGGAGTGCGGCGAGCATTTTAAGGACTTTGCGCGCCTAAAAGCTCTCATTAACCGCCACGCCCATCCGGCTATTCACGTCAAATTTATAATCCGCGTTAAAGACGACTTTCATCCGCGATACGA
This genomic window contains:
- a CDS encoding LptF/LptG family permease — its product is MDRTARYLFSNFLSTFASLFATLFLIMSIVFFIQIARITSYIEISFLELFKLYMFMLPRVLLFTVPIAFFASLALMFFRLSRENESIVLFTLGYSPVRIAKFFLIVSGAVSAFLIVTAIVLIPTAAELNANFVSYKKTVAKLNLKTTEFGQKFSDWMVFIQNEKHDENGTLYEGVTLYSPKEGAHRFVLAKNARLTNNNAVLEFTLSEGKIYDIRDASWHKTDFGTMKISTAQEDSVAQTKSFVQYWQAMSEDKKRAKDFATYVLIALFPLATTLFALSLGIVTYRYEKGFVYFGIFGVLFGYFTLIMLFSSRVFIAIAAIFLLFFIASIFSFRAKILKRY